A stretch of Alkalicella caledoniensis DNA encodes these proteins:
- a CDS encoding CD3324 family protein, translating into MSYRNAKNILPPDILEQVQKYVQGEQIYIPQKGNERTKWGKKSGAVKNISFRNKEILAKHQEGFSYEELTQIFFLSTESIRKIVYAQRKDK; encoded by the coding sequence TTGTCATATCGAAACGCAAAAAACATACTCCCACCTGACATACTAGAGCAAGTACAAAAATACGTACAAGGTGAACAAATATACATTCCCCAAAAGGGAAATGAACGAACTAAGTGGGGGAAAAAAAGTGGAGCAGTAAAAAACATATCCTTTAGAAATAAAGAAATTTTAGCTAAGCATCAAGAAGGGTTTTCTTACGAAGAACTAACACAGATATTTTTTTTAAGTACTGAAAGCATTCGCAAGATTGTATACGCACAACGCAAAGACAAATAA